The sequence CGTCGTACAGCGGATCGCGGCATCTGACTTCCGCATGCCGCTCGGATCTCGCCGCACCCCCAGCGAGAGGCCATGACATGCATATTTCCATTGGCGCGGCCGTCGGGCCCCAGAACCCGCAGCGCCTCGGCGGCGGCAGCCCGCATCCCTCCGGCCTCTCTGCTGGTGCTGAGGGGCAGGCGACGGCAGTGCCGCACCAGGACCAGGTGCCCGCGCCTCCGGGCCCGGCCGTCAATGCCGGCGGTCGGGCATCGACGGGCGGCTGGATTCCGGTGTCCTCCTGTGATCCGCAGCGCTGTATCGACACGCCGGCTCCGACCGTGGGGACCATTCGACGACTGGCGCGCTACGCAGGCTGCGCCGTGGCCGTCATGATGGGGTTCCCCTTGCTGCCGCTGGTGCGGCGTTGTTCGTGGCTCCCCTCACGCCGACTGGCCCGGCTCTGGTCACGGGCCATCATGACGGCTTTGGGCATACGGGTGCGGGTGTTGGGAAGCAAGGCAGCCGAACAGAACGGTGGCCTCCTGGTGGTGGCGAACCATGTGTCCTGGCTCGACATCCCCCTGCTCGGCTCGGTGCGTCCGGGGAGGATGCTGGCCAAGAGCGAGCTCGGAGAGGTGCCCGTTCTCGGGGGGATCGCGGCACGGAACGGAACGATATTCGTCCAGCGGGAGAGGCTGCGGGCCCTGCCCGCAACACTCTCCGAGATCTCGCGCTCCTTGCGTGCCGACGGCCACGTCGTGGGCTTCCCCGAGGGCACCACCTGGTGCGGCCGCGACACCGGGCCTTTTCGGCCGGCTCTGTTCCAAGCCGCAATCGATGCCTGCGCGCCCGTTCAGCCCGCAGTGATCACCTACCGGTGTCAGAGCGGGGAACTGACCACTGCTCCGGCCTACCTGAGCAGTGAGAGCCTGCTCGTTTCGCTGCGAAAGGCCGCGGCCATGCGAGGTCTGGTCGCGGAGGTACGCTTGCTGCCGACGATCCCTGCGGGGAGCCACCAGAACCGCCGTTCGCTCATGAATGCCGCCCAGGCTGCTGTGAACCGCGCTCTTGCAGAGCGTGGTTGAGGCACTGTCAACGATTCGTAACGATCGTGGCGTTGGCGATCACGAGGGCAGCGCCAGGGGCGTCTCACTGCAGCTCCGGCGGTGCAATTCCAGCCGGTACCAGGTGTGTTGACACCCCTGGGCTTGTCCAGCTCCCCGTCTCGGCACAGCAGATCCCCCAGAGGAGGACTTGCGTCCGTACTGCAGACAGACCGCACGTGTCTTCGTGGCCATGCCAGTGACGGAGCATCCGCCCGATTCCGAGTGGAGCCTCAGGTCCACGTCCCGCCGGCCCGCACCGCGGAACCTGTCTCGCCCGCCGGCTTCATTCCCAACGGGCCTTTGCCCGGCCGGTCACGGCGCTGGCGCTGTCGCTCGCGGACTCCTGGGCGGACCAGTCAAAGGGCTCGGCCCGGTGTCCCCGCTCACGGAAGAACTCGGGGAATGGTGACCCAGACGGTCTTGCCGCCTTCTCGGTGGCATTCGGTGGAGCAGTAGCCACCGCTCTCGCACAGGAGGTTCTGAATGATGTGCATCCCGCGCCCGGAGGTGGCGTCGGCCGGTACCGGTTCGATGTACGGGCGCTCCCCGTTGCCGTCCCACACACCGATCCTGAACCCGCCCATCTCGTCGATGAGCATGGTGACCGAGATCAGGCTGGTCACCTGACTCGCGTAGCGGACTGCATTCGTGACGAGCTCGGAGACGATCACGCGGATGCTGTCGACCACGTCCCGGTCGCCCATCCCCCAGCCGTTGAGGGTCGCGATGACCTCGTTCCGGGCAACGCGGATCGACAGATCTCTCGGTGGGACCGCAAAGCTGTACTGGTGTCCATCGCTGGTGTCGGACTGGGGCGTCGGCACACTGCGGGTCGGTGCTTCCTGCGTGGTCGGGAGGAGTTGGGCAGTTCCCGCCGCGCGCTGGTCCTGGTTGCATTCAGTCGACGGAATGAACATGGCTGGTCCTTGTCGTCAGTACCGCATCAGTCGACCGGACGGTGTTCGGAGGTCGACAGGGGCGGGGGGTGGCTTGCGGTCCGACTGCTTCTGGACCAGGGTCCTGCGCATGGTGTTCGCCTTCCGTGGGACCGGGGTCCCACGGAAGGGACCCGAGGGCCTCGCACGTCCTACACTCCCCTGCACGGTCGGCGAAGACATCCGCCATTCCGCCTGACGACGGGGCCACGTTCCCGAAGCCCGGCTCAGGACGCCGCGGCGGCTTCAAAGCTGTCTCCTGCCTGATGCTGACGGGCGCTTACCGCGAGCTCGACCCGGGAGGTGATGCCCAGCTTGGCGAAGACGGTGGACAGGTGGAACTGAACGGTGCGCGGGGAGAGGAACAGACGGGCGCCGATGTCGGGATTGGAGCAGCCGTCAGCGACGTGGTCGGCGATGGCGCGCTCGGTCTCGGTGAGCGCCGCCCAGCCGACGGGGGTGTGGTGCTGGGCCCTGCGTCGAATCCGCACGCCTGCGCCGGCCAGGCGACCCTCCGCACGACGGGCATCGTGGACGGCTCCCAGCTGGTCGTAGAGCGACAGTGCCGCCCGAAGGGCGGAGCGTGCGGCGGTCGTCCGCCCGTGTGCAGCTAGCAGTGCGGCCGCGGCTTCGTGGGCATACGCCTCGTGAAGCAGCTGGCCGTCCTCCCGGAACCCGTGTGCGGCCTCGGCGAGAAGACCCTGGTCCTGCTCCGCCAGGCCGCGGCAGTACAACGACTCGGCGTGCAGGTATCCGTCCTGACCTTCGTCGGCCAGAGCGGCCAACTCGTCGGTGAGACTGCGCAGTCGATCGCTGTCTCCGGCTGCATCGGCCAGTCTGGCGAGATCCGGGGACAGTCGCTGGACCAGCAGCCGCCGTTCGCGGTGCGGAGCATCGGCTATCCCGTCGGCCAGCAGTGAGTGGAGTGCGGGTCCTGGTTGTCCGAGGGCCTCCAGACCCAAGGCTACGGCCCATCTGCGCACGAAGGTGTAGATACCGGCGGCGGAGCTGTTGTCCGGGTCCTCGGCGAGTGCGACGCACGCTCGGGAGTCCCCACGGTGGTGCGCGATCACGGCTGCCTGGCTTCGCAACGACGGTGAGAGGCCGAAGTGGTCGATGGTTTCCAGCCCTGCGCCGATCTCGGCGAGGGCGTCGTCCCAGCGCCCGTCGGTGAAGTGCAACCTGGCTTTGCCGAGGTGGTACCAGGTCAGGTAGTCGTGGCCGCCGCGGTCGCAGTCCTGGAGTCCTCGGTCGAATGCCCGGTGGGCTTCCTCCGGGCGGTCGAGTGCCATCAGGGCCATGCCGCGGACGAAGTGCGGTGCCATCTGGAGGTCGGGGTCGATGTTCTGATTGCCCAGTACGGCCAAGGCCTCGTCGGCGAGGGCCAGCGCCTCGGCGCTGCGTGCCTCGAAGAGCCGTATCGCGGCTGTCAGGGTCAATCCGTAGGCGGCGCAGTAGGCGTCGTGGCCGTCCTCGGCTGCGGTCGTAGTGCGCCGGGCATCGCGTTCGGCGCCTTCGAAGTCGCCTTGGAAGTAGCGGCATTGGGCGGCGAAGGCCAGGAATCTGGCGGCTGCCGGGTCGCCGACGGGCAATCTCCGGATCACCGAGTCGGCTTCCCGGGCCGCCTGGTCCAGCAGGCCCTGCTGGTACAGGCTCCGGGCGAGCAGCCAGTGCCATTCGAGCGCCTGCGGGGCTGGGAGGGCAGGCTTGCGTGCTTCACGTGCCAGTTCCTCGGCCCGCGCCGGCTGTGCTGATCGAAGCAGCGCACGCACGGTGTTCAGTTGCAGCGAGGTGTGGTGGGGGTGGTCGGCGCCAACCTCGGCCATCGCCCGTCCCAGGACATCGGCCGCCGCAGCCGGCGACCGGACCACCATGGCCGGCGCGACCTCGGCCAGGTGGTCCACGGTCCGCGGGTCCATGGGCAGGTCGACGCGGCTCAGGTAGTCCGCGATCTGCTCGGGTGGGGCTCCGCTGTGGAGCAGATGCCGACCGACCTGCACTTCCAGGGCGCTGCGCAGCGCGGCGGGGAGGCTGGCGGCGAGGGCCTGTCGGACCAGGTCGTGACGGAAGGTCAGGAGCGGTCCGGCGTCGAACAGCAGGCCGGCTTCGATGGCGTTGCGGACCGGTGCCCACAGCCGCATGGCGGGTGTGTCCATCACGGTGGAGAGGTCGGCGAGACTCACCCGCGGGCCCATGACCGCGGCGATTTCGAGCAGTTCCCGGGTTGCGGCAGGAAGGCCCGTCATTCGGCCGAGAATGGCCTCCGCCAGCGAGTTCGGCAGCGAGGCGGACGCGTCTCCTGCCTCCGCGCGGATGTCGGCGACGCCGCCGGCGATCGTCAGACAGTCCTGTTTGGCGAGGGCGGCGATCATCTCGGTGATGTACAGCGGGTTTCCGGCGGCTTGCGACACATGGCCGAGCAGGCGGGGTCCCGGTCGTGCGCCGGTCAGGTGGGTGACGAGCTCGGCGGTCTCCCCGGTCTCAAGTGGAGGAAGGACCAGTGCCCGGCTCCAGCGGGTCCGCAGCGCCCGCAGGGCTGCCGCGGTGTCCTCCGAGACGGTGGGCT comes from Streptomyces sp. TLI_235 and encodes:
- a CDS encoding lyso-ornithine lipid acyltransferase yields the protein MHISIGAAVGPQNPQRLGGGSPHPSGLSAGAEGQATAVPHQDQVPAPPGPAVNAGGRASTGGWIPVSSCDPQRCIDTPAPTVGTIRRLARYAGCAVAVMMGFPLLPLVRRCSWLPSRRLARLWSRAIMTALGIRVRVLGSKAAEQNGGLLVVANHVSWLDIPLLGSVRPGRMLAKSELGEVPVLGGIAARNGTIFVQRERLRALPATLSEISRSLRADGHVVGFPEGTTWCGRDTGPFRPALFQAAIDACAPVQPAVITYRCQSGELTTAPAYLSSESLLVSLRKAAAMRGLVAEVRLLPTIPAGSHQNRRSLMNAAQAAVNRALAERG
- a CDS encoding histidine kinase-like protein, yielding MFIPSTECNQDQRAAGTAQLLPTTQEAPTRSVPTPQSDTSDGHQYSFAVPPRDLSIRVARNEVIATLNGWGMGDRDVVDSIRVIVSELVTNAVRYASQVTSLISVTMLIDEMGGFRIGVWDGNGERPYIEPVPADATSGRGMHIIQNLLCESGGYCSTECHREGGKTVWVTIPRVLP
- a CDS encoding regulatory LuxR family protein; this encodes MSSDGGHRTPLRTALVGRAGELVRLGELRSRAQSGHGASALLEGEAGIGKSALLNEVAAECRRVGFRVLHGAGTALEQRSPFQAIRSCFAPRHGEQPPELAPLTALLQGQTAASGADWEFGVTETLFAALDRWCAQGPVALIMDDLDWADTASLMVLGRLQRVLGQMPLLLCAAAQPTVSEDTAAALRALRTRWSRALVLPPLETGETAELVTHLTGARPGPRLLGHVSQAAGNPLYITEMIAALAKQDCLTIAGGVADIRAEAGDASASLPNSLAEAILGRMTGLPAATRELLEIAAVMGPRVSLADLSTVMDTPAMRLWAPVRNAIEAGLLFDAGPLLTFRHDLVRQALAASLPAALRSALEVQVGRHLLHSGAPPEQIADYLSRVDLPMDPRTVDHLAEVAPAMVVRSPAAAADVLGRAMAEVGADHPHHTSLQLNTVRALLRSAQPARAEELAREARKPALPAPQALEWHWLLARSLYQQGLLDQAAREADSVIRRLPVGDPAAARFLAFAAQCRYFQGDFEGAERDARRTTTAAEDGHDAYCAAYGLTLTAAIRLFEARSAEALALADEALAVLGNQNIDPDLQMAPHFVRGMALMALDRPEEAHRAFDRGLQDCDRGGHDYLTWYHLGKARLHFTDGRWDDALAEIGAGLETIDHFGLSPSLRSQAAVIAHHRGDSRACVALAEDPDNSSAAGIYTFVRRWAVALGLEALGQPGPALHSLLADGIADAPHRERRLLVQRLSPDLARLADAAGDSDRLRSLTDELAALADEGQDGYLHAESLYCRGLAEQDQGLLAEAAHGFREDGQLLHEAYAHEAAAALLAAHGRTTAARSALRAALSLYDQLGAVHDARRAEGRLAGAGVRIRRRAQHHTPVGWAALTETERAIADHVADGCSNPDIGARLFLSPRTVQFHLSTVFAKLGITSRVELAVSARQHQAGDSFEAAAAS